A genomic segment from Glycine soja cultivar W05 chromosome 18, ASM419377v2, whole genome shotgun sequence encodes:
- the LOC114395688 gene encoding probable sugar phosphate/phosphate translocator At1g06470 isoform X1 produces MVQSELDSENVEFTVIDDVGSESLGPGIRRELSFSRWCDDDGRIHLDQQLGNEDAGVEDDSDFELPFPEKNELLSRSLDRERFFHQKFQLRNMQMNGIGTMDDDSVHRRGNGSEKYVSFDIEDKSERGTKGVDSYISVGGDGSLGKSFQNPIHAANILKTLFLILMWYTSSLFLTLYNKSLLGDHMGKFPAPFLMNTIHFTMQAVLSKFITWFWSHKFETNVVISWGDYFLRVVPTAFGTAMDVNLSNASLVFISVTFATMCKSAAPIFLLLFAFAFRLETPSVKLSGIILIISVGILLTVAKETEFDFWGFVLVMLAAVMSGFRWCMTQILLQKEAYGLKNPLVLMSYVSPVMAAATALLSLALDPWDEFRENKYFDNSLHITRSCLLMLLGGTLAFFMVLTEYVLVSVTSAVTVTIAGVVKEAVTILVAVLYFHDQFTWLKGFGLLTIMVGVSLFNWYKYLKLQKGHADGSDVAEHSRDSAAKYVILEEMEEQEDGI; encoded by the exons ATGGTACAGAGTGAATTGGATTCTGAGAATGTTGAGTTCACAGTGATTGATGATGTGGGTAGTGAAAGCCTAGGTCCTGGCATTCGTAGAGAACTTTCATTTTCACGTTGGTGTGATGATGATGGAAGGATCCATTTGGATCAGCAATTAGGTAATGAAGATGCTGGTGTAGAAGATGACTCCGATTTTGAGTTACCGTTTCCTGAAAAGAATGAGCTGCTGAGCAGATCTTTAGATAGAGAGAGATTCTTTCACCAAAAGTTTCAGCTGAGGAATATGCAAATGAACGGTATTGGTACCATGGATGATGATTCTGTTCATCGGAGAGGTAATGGATCCGAAAAGTATGTGTCTTTTGACATTGAGGATAAGTCTGaaagaggaacaaaaggtgtTGATTCCTACATTTCTGTGGGTGGTGATGGGTCATTGGGAAAAAGCTTCCAGAATCCTATTCATGCAGCAAATATATTGAAGACATTGTTTTTGATACTTATGTGGTACACTTCCAGTCTATTTTTGACCCT GTATAATAAAAGTCTATTGGGAGATCATATGGGAAAGTTCCCAGCTCCCTTTTTAATGAATACTATCCACTTCACAATGCAAGCTGTGTTATCAAAATTTATCACCTGGTTTTGGTCTCACAAATTTGAGACTAATGTTGTCATTTCATGGGGGGATTACTTTTTGAGAG TTGTACCAACTGCTTTTGGAACTGCGATGGATGTTAACTTGAGCAATGCATCTCTAGTTTTCATCTCTGTCACATTTGCTACAATG TGTAAATCTGCTGCTCCAATTTTTCTCCTTCTGTTTGCTTTTGCTTTCAG GTTGGAGACACCAAGTGTTAAACTATCAGGCATCATCTTAATCATTTCAGTTGGCATATTATTAACAG TTGCAAAAGAGACAGAGTTTGACTTCTGGGGATTTGTACTTGTTATGCTTGCTGCTGTTATGTCTGGGTTTCGTTGGTGTATGACTCAGATCCTTTTGCAG AAAGAAGCCTACG GTCTGAAAAATCCACTTGTCCTGATGAGTTATGTAAGTCCAGTAATGGCAGCAGCAACTGCCCTTCTTTCTCTTGCATTAGATCCATGGGATGAATTCCGAGAAAACAAGTACTTTGATAATTCATTGCATATTACTCGAAGTTGCTTGCTGATGCTTCTTGGTGGCACACTTGCCTTTTTTATG GTACTAACAGAATATGTTCTGGTCTCAGTAACTAGTGCTGTCACAGTTACAATAGCTGGGGTTGTTAAGGAGGCTGTCACCATATTG GTTGCGGTATTGTACTTTCATGATCAATTCACTTGGTTGAAAGGATTTGGCCTATTAACTATTATGGTTGGTGTCAGCTTGTTTAATTGGTACAA atACCTTAAGCTTCAGAAGGGCCATGCTGATGGCAGTGATGTGGCAGAGCATTCAAGAGATTCTGCAGCCAAATATGTTATTCTTGAGGAGATGGAGGAACAAGAAGATGGCATCTGA
- the LOC114395688 gene encoding probable sugar phosphate/phosphate translocator At1g06470 isoform X2 — protein MVQSELDSENVEFTVIDDVGSESLGPGIRRELSFSRWCDDDGRIHLDQQLGNEDAGVEDDSDFELPFPEKNELLSRSLDRERFFHQKFQLRNMQMNGIGTMDDDSVHRRGNGSEKYVSFDIEDKSERGTKGVDSYISVGGDGSLGKSFQNPIHAANILKTLFLILMWYTSSLFLTLYNKSLLGDHMGKFPAPFLMNTIHFTMQAVLSKFITWFWSHKFETNVVISWGDYFLRVVPTAFGTAMDVNLSNASLVFISVTFATMCKSAAPIFLLLFAFAFRLETPSVKLSGIILIISVGILLTVAKETEFDFWGFVLVMLAAVMSGFRWCMTQILLQKEAYGLKNPLVLMSYVSPVMAAATALLSLALDPWDEFRENKYFDNSLHITRSCLLMLLGGTLAFFMGEPMLEMEEMHIWSKKVELPAFMGTDPIGWIVGAEKF, from the exons ATGGTACAGAGTGAATTGGATTCTGAGAATGTTGAGTTCACAGTGATTGATGATGTGGGTAGTGAAAGCCTAGGTCCTGGCATTCGTAGAGAACTTTCATTTTCACGTTGGTGTGATGATGATGGAAGGATCCATTTGGATCAGCAATTAGGTAATGAAGATGCTGGTGTAGAAGATGACTCCGATTTTGAGTTACCGTTTCCTGAAAAGAATGAGCTGCTGAGCAGATCTTTAGATAGAGAGAGATTCTTTCACCAAAAGTTTCAGCTGAGGAATATGCAAATGAACGGTATTGGTACCATGGATGATGATTCTGTTCATCGGAGAGGTAATGGATCCGAAAAGTATGTGTCTTTTGACATTGAGGATAAGTCTGaaagaggaacaaaaggtgtTGATTCCTACATTTCTGTGGGTGGTGATGGGTCATTGGGAAAAAGCTTCCAGAATCCTATTCATGCAGCAAATATATTGAAGACATTGTTTTTGATACTTATGTGGTACACTTCCAGTCTATTTTTGACCCT GTATAATAAAAGTCTATTGGGAGATCATATGGGAAAGTTCCCAGCTCCCTTTTTAATGAATACTATCCACTTCACAATGCAAGCTGTGTTATCAAAATTTATCACCTGGTTTTGGTCTCACAAATTTGAGACTAATGTTGTCATTTCATGGGGGGATTACTTTTTGAGAG TTGTACCAACTGCTTTTGGAACTGCGATGGATGTTAACTTGAGCAATGCATCTCTAGTTTTCATCTCTGTCACATTTGCTACAATG TGTAAATCTGCTGCTCCAATTTTTCTCCTTCTGTTTGCTTTTGCTTTCAG GTTGGAGACACCAAGTGTTAAACTATCAGGCATCATCTTAATCATTTCAGTTGGCATATTATTAACAG TTGCAAAAGAGACAGAGTTTGACTTCTGGGGATTTGTACTTGTTATGCTTGCTGCTGTTATGTCTGGGTTTCGTTGGTGTATGACTCAGATCCTTTTGCAG AAAGAAGCCTACG GTCTGAAAAATCCACTTGTCCTGATGAGTTATGTAAGTCCAGTAATGGCAGCAGCAACTGCCCTTCTTTCTCTTGCATTAGATCCATGGGATGAATTCCGAGAAAACAAGTACTTTGATAATTCATTGCATATTACTCGAAGTTGCTTGCTGATGCTTCTTGGTGGCACACTTGCCTTTTTTATG GGAGAGCCAATGTTAGAGATGGAGGAAATGCACATTTGGTCTAAGAAGGTGGAGCTGCCAGCGTTCATGGGGACAGATCCAATTGGTTGGATTGTTGGGGCTGAAAAATTCTGA
- the LOC114396915 gene encoding uncharacterized protein LOC114396915: MRANANKRRRDIEYTVGDWVFLKMQPYKRRSLAKRINEKLSPRFYGPFQVLNKVGVVAYKLDLPSHSKTHPVFHVSFLKKAIGDSFQSQPLPPMLSEDQKLQAYPDSILDIRELQPGNVKVLIQWQNLPPNENSWESVAKLQEIFPTYHLEDKVSLLGRGIDKHKHKSHNTKVYTRKQRAREAITIDH; the protein is encoded by the coding sequence ATGCGAGCAAATGCCAACAAACGTCGTCGGGACATAGAATACACAGTCGGTGATTGGGTGTTCTTGAAGATGCAACCTTACAAGAGAAGATCCTTGGCTAAAAGGATTAATGAAAAACTCTCCCCTCGATTTTATGGTCCTTTCCAGGTGTTAAATAAGGTGGGTGTTGTTGCTTATAAGTTAGATCTTCCATCTCACAGTAAAACTCATCCGGTCTTTCATGTCTCTTTCCTCAAGAAAGCCATTGGTGACTCGTTCCAGTCCCAACCTTTACCACCTATGTTATCTGAGGATCAGAAATTACAAGCTTATCCAGATTCTATTTTAGATATTCGTGAATTACAACCTGGCAACGTGAAAGTTTTAATTCAGTGGCAAAATCTCCCTCCCAATGAAAATAGTTGGGAATCTGTGGCTAAATTACAAGAGATTTTTCCGActtatcaccttgaggacaaggtgagtCTTTTAGGCAGGGGTATTGATAAGCATAAGCATAAGTCACACAACACCAAGGTGTACACCCGCAAACAGCGAGCAAGAGAAGCAATAACCATAGATCACTAG